One genomic window of Cinclus cinclus chromosome 6, bCinCin1.1, whole genome shotgun sequence includes the following:
- the INAFM2 gene encoding putative transmembrane protein INAFM2 — translation MKEKEAGAERGKPATYTGDKKARMAAKTNKKWVRLATVLAYVLSVSLAAIVLAVYYSLIWQPVRGSGGSSSPGPGAAATPAQLRAAPAGPTAGPPPAPPRTGPGPGTTAAPAASPPPAAGSGPGSGSP, via the coding sequence ATGAAGGAGAAGGAGGCGGGCGCGGAGCGGGGCAAGCCCGCCACTTACACCGGGGACAAGAAGGCGCGCATGGCGGCCAAGACCAACAAGAAGTGGGTGCGCCTGGCCACCGTGCTGGCCTACGTGCTCTCCGTCTCGCTGGCCGCCATCGTGCTCGCCGTCTACTACAGCCTCATCTGGCAGCCGGTgcgcggcagcggcggctcctccagccccggccccggcgccgccgccaCCCCCGCGCAGCTCCGCGCCGCGCCCGCCGGACCCACGGCGGGGCCTCCGCCCGCGCCGCCGCGcaccggccccggccccggcaccACCGCCGCTCCGGCCGCGTCCCCCCCGCCCGCGGCTGGGAGCGGGCCGGGCTCCGGCAGCCCCTGA